The Kosakonia sacchari SP1 genome includes a window with the following:
- the pdeR gene encoding cyclic di-GMP phosphodiesterase, with translation MKDFQEQNLLFRYLGSTSPFWRLTADSNALHFAPDENADVSQVVALSDEQAARIREMTVITSSLSMHLSLFGEDVAVHLVGRKISRKAWAGSASAWHDTTSVARDLVQSLSFAEQVVSEANSVIVILDKHGNIQRFNRLSEEYTGMKEQEVIGQNVFKLFMSRSEAVASKRNISGFFRDGTPYEVERWVKTRKGQRLFLFRNKFVHSGSGKNEIYLICSGTDITEERRAQERLRVLANTDTVTGLPNRNAIHELISDAISARGETQVGVVYLDLDNFKKVNDAYGHMFGDQLLQAVALAILSCLDEGQVLARLGGDEFIVLATDTSQSLLEAMASRILTRLRQPFRIGLIEVYTGCSLGISLAPQHGNDRESVIRNADTAMYTAKESGRGKFCVFSPEMNQRVFEYLWLDTNLRKALDKEQLVIHYQPKITWRGEVRSLEALVRWQSPERGLIPPLDFISYAEESGLIVPLGRWVMLDVVRQVAKWRDKGIFVRVAVNVSARQLADQTIFSDLKQALLDLKFEYCPIDVELTESCLIENEELALSVIQQFSALGAQVHLDDFGTGYSSLSQLARFPLDAIKLDQSFVREVHKQPISQSLVRAIVAVAQALNLQVIAEGVENAKEDAFLTKNGVNERQGFLFAKPMPAAVFERWFRRYQARKSR, from the coding sequence ATGAAAGACTTTCAGGAACAGAACCTGCTGTTTCGCTACCTGGGTTCGACAAGCCCCTTTTGGCGTTTAACCGCCGACAGTAACGCTCTGCACTTTGCTCCGGACGAAAACGCCGATGTCAGCCAGGTTGTTGCGTTGAGCGACGAACAAGCTGCGCGCATCCGCGAAATGACGGTCATTACATCCAGCCTATCGATGCATCTCTCTTTATTCGGCGAGGACGTTGCCGTTCACCTTGTCGGCAGAAAAATATCCCGCAAAGCCTGGGCCGGTAGCGCATCGGCATGGCACGATACAACGTCAGTGGCGCGCGATCTGGTGCAAAGCCTCTCCTTCGCAGAGCAGGTTGTTTCCGAAGCGAATTCAGTGATAGTGATCCTCGATAAGCACGGCAATATTCAGCGATTTAATCGCCTGAGCGAAGAATACACCGGCATGAAAGAACAAGAGGTTATTGGGCAAAACGTTTTTAAACTGTTTATGAGCCGCAGCGAAGCGGTGGCCTCAAAACGCAACATCAGCGGCTTTTTTCGTGACGGTACGCCGTATGAAGTTGAACGCTGGGTTAAAACTCGTAAAGGCCAGCGCTTATTTCTGTTTCGCAATAAGTTTGTCCACAGTGGCAGCGGTAAAAATGAAATTTATCTCATTTGTTCTGGTACAGATATTACCGAAGAGCGGCGCGCGCAGGAGCGACTGCGGGTTCTCGCCAACACCGACACGGTGACCGGTTTACCCAATCGCAACGCCATTCACGAGTTAATTAGCGATGCGATAAGCGCGCGCGGAGAAACGCAGGTCGGTGTTGTCTACCTCGATCTTGATAACTTTAAAAAAGTGAATGATGCCTATGGCCATATGTTCGGCGATCAGCTCTTGCAGGCGGTCGCGCTGGCCATACTAAGTTGCCTGGACGAAGGCCAGGTGCTTGCCAGACTCGGCGGTGATGAGTTTATCGTACTGGCAACAGATACCTCACAGAGCCTGCTGGAAGCGATGGCATCGCGCATTCTGACCCGTTTACGGCAACCATTCCGTATCGGCCTTATCGAAGTTTACACCGGCTGCTCGCTGGGCATTTCACTGGCCCCACAGCACGGTAATGATCGCGAAAGCGTGATCCGTAACGCCGACACGGCGATGTATACCGCTAAAGAGAGTGGGCGCGGCAAATTTTGCGTCTTCTCCCCTGAAATGAATCAACGAGTATTTGAATATTTATGGCTCGATACCAATCTGCGTAAAGCGCTGGATAAAGAGCAACTGGTGATCCATTACCAGCCGAAGATCACCTGGCGCGGCGAAGTGCGCAGCCTTGAAGCGCTGGTACGCTGGCAATCGCCGGAGCGCGGCTTGATCCCGCCGCTGGACTTTATCTCGTATGCCGAAGAGTCTGGCCTGATTGTGCCGCTGGGGCGCTGGGTTATGCTGGATGTGGTGCGTCAAGTGGCGAAATGGCGCGACAAAGGCATATTTGTTCGCGTCGCGGTGAACGTCTCTGCGCGTCAACTGGCGGATCAGACGATTTTCAGCGATTTGAAACAAGCGCTGCTGGATCTTAAATTTGAATATTGCCCAATCGATGTGGAGCTAACCGAGAGTTGTTTGATTGAAAACGAGGAGCTGGCGCTGTCGGTTATTCAGCAGTTCAGTGCCCTGGGCGCGCAGGTGCATCTTGATGACTTCGGCACCGGCTACTCTTCCCTTTCACAACTGGCGCGCTTTCCGCTGGATGCTATCAAACTCGATCAATCTTTTGTCCGCGAAGTGCATAAGCAGCCGATATCACAATCGCTGGTGCGGGCGATAGTCGCCGTTGCCCAAGCGCTTAATTTGCAGGTGATTGCCGAAGGTGTGGAGAATGCAAAAGAAGACGCCTTTCTTACAAAGAATGGCGTCAATGAACGGCAGGGTTTTTTATTTGCCAAACCAATGCCCGCTGCCGTATTCGAGCGGTGGTTCAGGCGTTATCAGGCACGTAAATCGCGTTAG
- a CDS encoding exoribonuclease II, which yields MLQDNPLLAQLKQQLHSQTPRAEGVVKGTEKGFGFLEVDAQKSYFIPPPQMKKVMHGDKIIAVIHSDKDRESAEPEELVEPFLTRFVGKVQKKDDRLSIVPDHPLLKDAIPCRAARGVEHDFKEGDWAVAEMRRHPLKGDRGFYAELTQFITFAEDHFVPWWVTLARHNLEKEAPNGVATEMLDDGLQRVDLTTLDFVTIDSASTEDMDDALYVAQTAEGELQLTVAIADPTAWIAEGSKLDEAAKIRAFTNYLPGFNIPMLPRELSDDLCSLRANEVRPALVCRMTLDADGAIKDNIEFFAATIESKAKLAYDDVSDWLENTGNWQPTNDAIAGQIRLLQRVSQLRAQWRQNHALVFKDRPDYRFVLGEKGEVLDIVAEPRRIANRIVEESMIAANICAARVLRDKLGFGIYNVHLGFDPANSEQLAAMLKTHGMHVDAEEVLTLEGFCKLRRELDAQPSGFLDSRIRRFQSFAEISVEPGPHFGLGLEAYATWTSPIRKYGDMINHRLLKAIIKGETPKRPQDDATVQMSERRRLNRMAERDVGDWLYARFLQNKAGTDTRFAAEIIDVSRGGMRVRLVDNGAVAFIPAPFIHAVRDELVCSQENGTVQIKGETVFKVTDVIDVTIAEVRMETRSVIARPVL from the coding sequence ATGCTCCAGGACAACCCGCTGCTAGCGCAGCTTAAACAGCAACTTCATTCCCAAACTCCGCGTGCGGAAGGTGTTGTAAAAGGCACTGAAAAAGGCTTTGGATTTCTGGAAGTCGACGCGCAAAAAAGCTACTTCATTCCGCCACCGCAGATGAAGAAAGTGATGCACGGCGACAAGATTATTGCCGTCATCCACAGCGATAAAGACCGTGAAAGCGCGGAGCCTGAAGAGCTGGTCGAGCCGTTCTTGACCCGTTTTGTTGGCAAAGTGCAAAAGAAAGACGATCGTCTCTCTATTGTGCCTGATCATCCGTTGCTAAAAGATGCTATCCCCTGCCGCGCCGCACGTGGCGTTGAGCATGATTTCAAAGAGGGCGACTGGGCCGTTGCCGAAATGCGTCGTCATCCGCTGAAAGGCGATCGCGGTTTCTACGCTGAACTGACACAGTTTATTACCTTTGCCGAAGACCACTTTGTGCCGTGGTGGGTCACCCTGGCGCGTCACAATCTGGAAAAAGAAGCGCCAAATGGCGTGGCGACCGAGATGCTGGATGACGGTTTGCAGCGTGTAGATTTAACCACGCTGGATTTTGTCACCATCGACAGCGCCAGCACCGAAGATATGGACGATGCGCTGTATGTTGCACAGACCGCTGAAGGCGAACTGCAACTGACCGTGGCAATCGCCGATCCTACCGCCTGGATTGCCGAAGGCAGCAAGCTCGACGAGGCCGCGAAGATCCGCGCCTTCACTAACTATCTGCCGGGTTTCAATATACCGATGCTGCCGCGCGAGCTGTCTGACGATCTTTGCTCTCTGCGCGCCAACGAAGTGCGTCCTGCGCTGGTTTGCCGAATGACGCTGGATGCAGACGGCGCAATTAAAGACAATATCGAATTTTTCGCGGCGACCATCGAATCGAAAGCCAAACTGGCTTATGACGACGTCTCCGACTGGCTGGAAAATACTGGCAACTGGCAGCCAACAAATGATGCGATCGCGGGGCAGATCCGCCTGCTGCAGCGCGTTAGCCAGCTGCGCGCTCAATGGCGCCAGAACCACGCGCTGGTATTTAAAGACCGTCCGGATTACCGCTTTGTGCTGGGCGAGAAAGGCGAAGTGCTGGATATCGTCGCCGAGCCACGACGCATTGCTAACCGCATTGTTGAAGAATCAATGATTGCCGCCAATATCTGCGCTGCTCGCGTGCTTCGCGACAAGCTCGGCTTTGGTATTTATAACGTGCACCTCGGTTTCGACCCGGCGAACAGCGAACAACTGGCCGCGATGCTGAAGACGCACGGTATGCATGTTGATGCCGAAGAAGTGCTGACGCTGGAAGGGTTCTGCAAATTGCGTCGCGAGCTGGACGCTCAGCCTTCAGGGTTCCTTGATAGCCGCATTCGCCGCTTCCAGTCCTTCGCGGAAATTAGCGTTGAACCTGGCCCGCATTTTGGCCTTGGCCTGGAAGCATATGCGACCTGGACCTCGCCTATCCGTAAGTACGGCGACATGATCAACCATCGTCTGCTGAAAGCAATTATCAAAGGCGAAACGCCGAAACGTCCGCAGGACGATGCCACAGTGCAAATGTCTGAACGCCGTCGCCTGAATCGTATGGCGGAACGCGATGTCGGTGACTGGCTCTACGCCCGTTTCCTGCAAAACAAAGCCGGTACCGATACCCGTTTCGCGGCGGAAATTATCGATGTCAGCCGCGGCGGTATGCGCGTACGTCTGGTGGATAATGGTGCCGTTGCCTTTATACCGGCGCCGTTTATTCATGCGGTTCGCGACGAGCTGGTGTGCAGCCAGGAAAACGGCACCGTGCAAATTAAAGGTGAAACCGTCTTTAAAGTGACAGACGTTATTGATGTCACGATTGCGGAAGTCCGTATGGAAACCCGCAGCGTTATTGCCCGCCCGGTGCTGTAA
- a CDS encoding carboxymuconolactone decarboxylase family protein, with the protein MEQRRIEGKSHWYHETQSSASRAHALPLVPEAATVNDPFLLDLALPEKQKADLEGIVSPARKLYTLLFPQRVNTSRLRTFSAYDRLSTALTAAQVFGVQRLCNHYAARLAPLSGPDSSRESNYRLAQITQHARLLAASPSVIDARARQQLEDVGLTFYDLVIINQIIGFVVFQARVVAILQASLGQPVRFIPGMETQQEADAALFSDTATEWQPGIDSVDLRTANAPQMESLARWQPLPELRLLAPLLAHEHLLLNELGEMSEQVAKISPNKQQSWLVAAYTARINGSTCCFTRCVQRGNDDGLLVQALRAGSRELNRVLAGKNKESALVQAVQMLTCTPDRFSPAQFLQLEEQGYSRQAAMSLLVACALHGWLNRLHIALGQSVS; encoded by the coding sequence ATGGAACAACGCCGGATTGAAGGCAAAAGCCACTGGTATCATGAGACCCAGTCAAGTGCCAGCCGTGCACATGCGCTACCGTTGGTTCCCGAAGCCGCCACAGTAAACGACCCTTTTCTGCTCGACCTCGCCCTGCCGGAGAAACAAAAAGCCGACCTTGAAGGCATTGTCTCACCCGCACGTAAACTCTATACCCTGTTATTTCCGCAGCGTGTAAACACCAGCCGTTTACGCACCTTCAGCGCCTATGACCGGCTCAGCACCGCCCTTACGGCGGCGCAGGTTTTCGGCGTTCAACGGTTATGCAATCACTATGCAGCGCGGCTGGCGCCGTTATCCGGTCCGGACTCGTCACGGGAGAGCAACTACCGGCTGGCGCAAATTACCCAGCATGCACGGCTGCTTGCCGCCTCTCCCTCGGTTATCGACGCACGTGCGCGGCAACAATTAGAAGACGTGGGTCTGACTTTCTATGACCTGGTGATCATCAATCAGATCATCGGCTTTGTTGTTTTTCAGGCGCGCGTTGTCGCTATTCTGCAAGCATCGCTCGGCCAACCGGTGCGGTTTATACCCGGCATGGAAACCCAGCAAGAAGCGGACGCCGCACTTTTTAGCGATACCGCCACGGAATGGCAGCCCGGCATCGATAGTGTCGATTTACGTACTGCAAATGCGCCGCAAATGGAGTCACTTGCTCGCTGGCAACCGCTGCCGGAATTACGTCTGCTTGCCCCCTTGTTGGCCCATGAACATCTGCTGCTCAATGAACTGGGCGAAATGAGCGAACAGGTGGCAAAAATCAGCCCCAATAAACAGCAGAGCTGGCTGGTGGCGGCCTACACCGCGCGCATCAACGGCAGCACGTGTTGTTTTACCCGATGTGTGCAACGTGGCAATGACGATGGATTACTGGTGCAGGCACTGCGTGCAGGCAGCCGCGAGCTCAATCGTGTGCTGGCAGGGAAAAACAAAGAGAGCGCCCTGGTACAAGCGGTTCAGATGCTTACCTGCACACCGGACAGGTTTAGCCCCGCGCAATTTTTACAGCTTGAGGAACAAGGCTACAGCCGCCAGGCGGCAATGAGTTTGCTTGTCGCTTGTGCGCTGCACGGCTGGTTAAACCGGCTGCATATCGCCCTCGGGCAAAGCGTGTCGTGA
- the fabI gene encoding enoyl-ACP reductase FabI: MGFLSGKRILVTGVASKLSIAYGIAQAMHREGAELAFTYQNDKLKGRVEEFAAQLGSSIVLECDVAKDESIDALFTDLAKTWPKFDGFVHSIGFAPGDQLDGDYVNAVTREGFKIAHDISSYSFVALAKACREMLNPGSALLTLSYLGAERAIPNYNVMGLAKASLEANVRYMANAMGPEGVRVNGISAGPIRTLAASGIKDFRKMLAHCEAVTPIRRTVTIEDVGNSAAFLCSDLSAGISGEVVHVDGGFNIAAMNELEIK; the protein is encoded by the coding sequence ATGGGTTTTCTTTCCGGTAAGCGCATTCTGGTAACTGGCGTCGCCAGCAAACTGTCCATCGCATACGGCATCGCACAGGCTATGCACCGCGAAGGCGCTGAGCTGGCATTCACCTACCAGAACGACAAGCTGAAAGGCCGCGTTGAAGAGTTTGCCGCCCAGCTGGGTTCCAGCATCGTTCTGGAATGCGATGTCGCTAAAGATGAAAGCATCGACGCCCTGTTCACCGACCTGGCAAAAACCTGGCCGAAGTTTGACGGTTTCGTTCACTCCATCGGTTTCGCACCTGGCGATCAGCTGGATGGCGACTACGTGAACGCGGTAACCCGCGAAGGCTTTAAAATCGCCCACGACATCAGCTCCTACAGCTTTGTGGCGCTGGCGAAAGCCTGCCGCGAAATGCTGAACCCGGGTTCAGCGCTGCTGACGCTCTCTTATCTGGGCGCTGAACGTGCGATCCCGAACTACAACGTAATGGGTCTGGCAAAAGCTTCTCTGGAAGCAAACGTCCGCTATATGGCGAACGCGATGGGTCCGGAAGGCGTGCGTGTTAACGGTATCTCCGCCGGTCCGATCCGTACGCTGGCCGCCTCTGGCATTAAAGATTTCCGTAAAATGCTGGCACATTGCGAAGCGGTTACCCCGATTCGCCGTACTGTGACCATCGAGGACGTGGGTAACTCCGCCGCGTTCCTGTGCTCCGATCTCTCTGCCGGTATCTCCGGTGAAGTGGTTCATGTGGACGGTGGTTTCAACATCGCTGCCATGAACGAGCTGGAAATTAAATAA
- the sapF gene encoding putrescine export ABC transporter ATP-binding protein SapF, whose product MVETLLEVRNLSKTFRYRTGWFRRQTVEAVKPLSFTLREKQTLAIIGENGSGKSTLAKMLAGMVEPSSGELVIDDKPLHYGDYTFRSQHIRMIFQDPTTSLNPRQRLSQILDFPLRLNTDLEPEVRQKRILETLRMVGLLPDHVSYYPYMLAPGQKQRLGLARALILRPKVIIADEALASLDMSMRSQLINLMLELQEKQGISYIYVTQHIGMMKHISDQVLVMHQGEVVERGSTADVLASPLHDLTKRLIAGHFGEALTADAWRKDR is encoded by the coding sequence ATGGTCGAAACCTTGCTTGAAGTGCGCAATCTGAGCAAAACCTTCCGTTATCGCACCGGCTGGTTCCGCCGCCAGACCGTTGAAGCGGTTAAACCGCTGAGCTTTACTCTGCGGGAAAAACAGACGCTGGCAATTATTGGTGAGAACGGTTCTGGTAAATCAACGCTGGCAAAAATGCTGGCCGGAATGGTCGAGCCTTCTTCCGGCGAACTGGTGATTGACGATAAGCCGTTGCATTACGGCGATTACACCTTTCGTAGCCAACATATTCGCATGATTTTTCAGGATCCAACCACCTCGCTTAACCCGCGTCAGCGTTTGTCGCAAATCCTCGATTTCCCGTTACGTCTGAATACGGATCTTGAGCCGGAAGTTCGTCAGAAGCGAATTCTGGAGACGCTGCGCATGGTAGGTCTGCTGCCGGATCATGTTAGTTATTACCCCTATATGCTGGCGCCTGGGCAAAAACAGCGTCTGGGGCTGGCGCGCGCATTAATCCTGCGTCCGAAGGTGATTATTGCTGACGAAGCGCTGGCATCGCTGGATATGTCGATGCGTTCGCAGTTAATTAATCTGATGCTGGAATTACAGGAAAAACAGGGTATCTCTTATATTTATGTCACCCAGCACATCGGCATGATGAAACATATCAGCGATCAGGTTTTGGTTATGCATCAGGGTGAAGTTGTTGAGCGCGGCAGCACCGCCGATGTGCTCGCCTCGCCGCTGCATGATTTAACAAAACGTTTAATTGCCGGGCATTTTGGCGAAGCGTTAACAGCCGATGCCTGGCGAAAAGACCGCTGA
- the sapD gene encoding putrescine export ABC transporter ATP-binding protein SapD produces MPLLDIRNLTIEVKTGEDWVKAVDRVSLTLAEGEIRGLVGESGSGKSLIAKAICGVTKDNWRVTADRMRFDDIDLLRLSARERRKLMGHNVSMIFQEPQSCLDPSERVGKQLMQNIPGWTWKGSLWQRFGWRKRRAIELLHRVGIKDHKDAMRSFPYELTEGECQKVMIAIALANQPRLLIADEPTNAMEPTTQAQIFRLLDRLNQNNNTTIMLISHDLQMLSKWADRINVMYCGQTVETAPSEELIATPHHPYTQALIRAIPDFGSAMPHKSRLNTMPGAIPLLEQLPIGCRLGPRCPYAQRKCVETPRLAGARNHLFACHFPLNMESE; encoded by the coding sequence ATGCCGCTTCTTGATATTCGTAATCTGACCATTGAGGTGAAAACCGGTGAAGACTGGGTAAAAGCAGTCGATCGCGTTAGCCTGACGCTGGCAGAAGGTGAAATTCGCGGGCTGGTTGGCGAGTCTGGCTCCGGCAAAAGTCTGATTGCTAAAGCGATCTGCGGCGTTACCAAAGACAACTGGCGCGTCACCGCAGACCGTATGCGCTTTGATGATATCGATCTGCTGCGGCTCTCCGCACGCGAGCGGCGCAAGCTGATGGGCCACAACGTATCAATGATTTTTCAGGAACCGCAATCCTGTCTCGATCCGTCTGAGCGTGTTGGCAAACAACTGATGCAGAACATCCCTGGCTGGACGTGGAAAGGTAGCCTGTGGCAGCGTTTTGGCTGGCGAAAACGCCGTGCGATTGAGCTGCTACACCGTGTTGGCATTAAAGATCATAAAGATGCGATGCGCAGCTTCCCATATGAGCTGACCGAGGGCGAATGCCAGAAAGTGATGATTGCCATCGCGCTGGCCAACCAGCCGCGGTTGCTGATTGCCGATGAGCCGACAAACGCGATGGAACCGACCACCCAGGCGCAAATTTTTCGCCTGCTCGACAGGCTTAATCAGAATAACAACACCACCATTATGTTGATCAGCCATGATTTGCAGATGCTGAGCAAATGGGCCGATCGCATCAATGTGATGTATTGCGGCCAGACCGTAGAGACCGCGCCGAGCGAAGAGTTGATCGCGACGCCCCATCACCCCTATACACAGGCGTTGATTCGCGCGATCCCGGATTTCGGCAGCGCGATGCCGCATAAAAGCCGCCTGAATACGATGCCTGGCGCAATTCCACTGCTGGAGCAGTTGCCGATCGGCTGCCGCCTGGGGCCTCGTTGCCCTTACGCCCAACGTAAATGTGTGGAAACGCCGCGGTTAGCCGGTGCAAGAAATCATCTCTTCGCCTGCCATTTCCCGCTGAATATGGAGAGTGAGTGA
- the sapC gene encoding putrescine export ABC transporter permease SapC, translating to MPYDSVYSEKRPPGALRTAWRKFYGDTTAMIGLYGCGALLLLCIFGHWFAPYGIDQQFLGYQLLPPSWSRYGDVSFFLGTDDLGRDVLSRLLSGAAPTVGGAFVVTLAATLCGLALGVFAGCTHGLRSAVLNHILDTLLSLPTLLLAIIVVAFAGPHLSHAMFAVWLALLPRMVRSVYSMVHDELEKEYVVAARLDGASTMNILWFAVLPNITAGMVTEITRALSMAILDIAALGFLDLGAQLPSPEWGAMLGDALELIYVAPWTVMLPGAAIMVSVLLVNILGDGIRRAITAGVE from the coding sequence ATGCCTTACGATAGCGTCTACAGCGAAAAACGCCCGCCTGGCGCGCTGCGAACCGCGTGGCGCAAATTTTATGGCGATACCACCGCGATGATCGGCCTGTATGGCTGCGGCGCGCTACTGCTGCTGTGTATTTTCGGTCACTGGTTTGCCCCCTACGGCATTGACCAGCAATTCCTCGGTTATCAGTTGCTGCCGCCCTCCTGGTCGCGCTATGGCGATGTTTCGTTTTTCCTCGGCACAGATGACTTAGGGCGCGATGTATTAAGCCGTTTGCTGAGTGGCGCAGCGCCAACCGTTGGCGGCGCCTTTGTCGTTACGCTGGCGGCAACGCTTTGCGGGCTGGCGCTTGGCGTTTTCGCTGGTTGCACCCACGGCCTGCGCTCGGCGGTGCTGAACCATATTCTCGACACGCTGCTGTCGCTCCCGACACTGCTGCTGGCGATTATTGTGGTGGCGTTTGCCGGTCCGCATCTCTCCCACGCGATGTTTGCCGTCTGGCTGGCGCTGCTGCCGCGCATGGTGCGTTCGGTTTACAGCATGGTGCATGACGAGCTGGAAAAAGAGTATGTGGTCGCCGCGCGACTCGATGGCGCTTCGACCATGAATATTCTCTGGTTTGCCGTGCTGCCGAACATTACCGCAGGTATGGTGACAGAAATTACCCGCGCGCTGTCGATGGCGATCCTCGATATCGCGGCACTCGGTTTTCTCGACCTGGGCGCGCAACTCCCCTCTCCGGAATGGGGTGCCATGCTCGGTGACGCACTGGAACTGATTTATGTTGCGCCGTGGACGGTAATGCTGCCGGGCGCGGCAATTATGGTGAGCGTGTTGCTGGTTAATATTCTTGGCGACGGTATTCGCCGCGCGATCACGGCGGGGGTCGAATAA
- a CDS encoding LTA synthase family protein, whose translation MSLNTLQSTDNIKTMNKYINILLDACFLFIFSLLLNTTLIKPELGLSHFSTRHELIRFGWLASPVLFIYITLRLLRSSAIFSGYLTISIILLLDHINTEKTTLTGEPISFNDLASVNNLSVATKYITSNSTLLFLSFIILGILCFFIGKKSSTTKKHYALLIVSFLITTPLTFSPYVNNIFGDTSYITQKVNLLFVKYNIAYHQWDWKSNVITHGLPIHLVQTSVRESIPSFSENNRETYSTYKANAISALHRPRTIVYILCESCWYDSNNFKTEFQPLINAGFKAFRATSPVYGGGTANAEFEMLTGLPSNSGVLSGIIYQEYSSLLKNNADTLPSNLQHQGARSVAVHNFARAFWHRDIVYQKFGFDKFIALPDMGELPSEYAVQRKPWQWQPDDFLLYRSVLNEISNNNDKPHFFHLVTMSTHGPSDFDNDFGEKAYAFKVRESMSRMIDFTEKLASLDPNALVVVYGDHKPAMNRYFYENKVFPANYYIKKGVKDTDFFFNKNVTAKEYGDVPVFIKNNDEESLNKLIAEANGKPFFCLSAIIDKYFIHSGLPAFNYNIEHGCLAPQDYNYQNMIKITPSWIYALSLFS comes from the coding sequence ATGAGTCTCAATACCTTACAATCAACCGACAATATAAAAACAATGAATAAATACATCAATATTTTACTTGATGCATGTTTTTTATTTATATTTTCTTTACTATTAAACACAACGCTAATTAAACCCGAACTCGGGCTATCACATTTTTCCACGCGACATGAATTAATTCGCTTTGGTTGGTTGGCAAGTCCAGTATTATTTATATATATCACACTTCGCTTACTCAGAAGTTCTGCGATTTTTTCCGGTTATCTAACCATCAGTATAATACTTCTGCTGGATCACATTAATACAGAAAAAACGACACTTACGGGCGAGCCAATTTCATTTAACGACCTCGCCTCAGTAAATAATTTAAGCGTTGCTACTAAATACATAACGTCAAACAGCACTCTATTGTTTTTATCCTTTATCATTCTCGGCATCTTATGTTTTTTTATTGGTAAAAAATCCTCCACAACAAAAAAACACTATGCACTATTGATTGTTTCTTTTTTAATAACAACCCCACTAACTTTCTCCCCTTACGTTAATAATATTTTTGGCGACACAAGTTACATCACTCAAAAAGTTAACTTACTGTTTGTGAAGTATAATATTGCTTATCATCAATGGGACTGGAAATCTAACGTCATCACTCACGGTTTACCTATACACCTCGTGCAGACCAGTGTGCGGGAATCGATACCGTCTTTTTCGGAAAATAATCGAGAAACATATTCAACTTATAAAGCGAATGCAATTTCAGCCTTACATAGACCGAGGACTATTGTTTATATCCTGTGCGAGTCATGCTGGTACGACAGCAACAATTTCAAAACCGAATTTCAGCCACTAATCAATGCCGGATTCAAGGCCTTCCGCGCTACTTCACCGGTTTATGGCGGCGGCACTGCTAACGCTGAATTTGAAATGCTGACCGGCCTGCCAAGCAATTCAGGCGTACTCTCTGGTATTATCTATCAGGAATATTCCAGTCTGCTTAAGAACAATGCAGACACTCTACCAAGTAACCTGCAACACCAAGGGGCTCGATCAGTAGCAGTCCATAACTTTGCACGTGCTTTTTGGCACAGGGATATAGTGTATCAGAAATTTGGCTTTGATAAATTTATAGCGCTCCCTGATATGGGTGAACTTCCATCTGAATATGCAGTGCAAAGAAAGCCATGGCAATGGCAACCTGACGATTTTTTACTTTACCGTTCTGTATTGAACGAAATCAGCAACAATAATGACAAACCTCATTTCTTTCATCTTGTTACCATGTCAACCCATGGACCGAGTGACTTCGATAATGATTTTGGCGAGAAAGCCTATGCATTCAAAGTCCGTGAATCGATGTCCCGAATGATTGACTTTACCGAGAAACTGGCAAGTTTAGATCCTAATGCCCTCGTTGTTGTGTATGGTGACCATAAGCCAGCAATGAACCGTTACTTTTACGAAAACAAAGTTTTCCCCGCAAACTATTATATAAAAAAAGGGGTTAAAGATACTGATTTTTTCTTTAATAAAAATGTCACAGCAAAAGAATACGGTGATGTCCCTGTGTTTATTAAAAATAATGATGAGGAAAGTCTCAACAAACTTATTGCCGAAGCGAATGGAAAACCTTTCTTTTGCTTATCCGCCATCATTGATAAATATTTCATTCACTCAGGCTTGCCTGCCTTTAACTATAATATTGAGCATGGGTGCTTAGCACCACAAGACTATAATTACCAGAACATGATAAAAATAACGCCCTCATGGATTTATGCGCTATCGCTATTTTCATAA